One part of the Sorangiineae bacterium MSr11954 genome encodes these proteins:
- a CDS encoding fatty acyl-AMP ligase yields MAGFGEVLHRWALECPGDVAFTFLGARDGEDICWTYGELDRRARRIAAALAPFDGSVLLIQPTGPEFVEALFGCLYAGRPAIPTYPPHPLNPRPTLQRLRKIVADARPGVVAVSAHLAAAVDSLRDDIPELAHTPRIVSDRVIGSSPETEHDGPSLSAPNPDVGPDDLAVLQYTSGSTGDPRGVMLTHGNLLANTAFIGRGFELTRASRAVTWLPPYHDMGLIGGLLQPVLAGLPCTVLATLDFLKRPVRWLQAIAQTKATISGGPNFAYELCANRIKEEDSRDLDLRSWILAYNASEPINPAVLQRFAERFRDNGFRPEAFYPCYGLAESTLAVTLDRVGRPPVVEKVDRGALSEGRFVRAGAHARGEALLVSSGRADPEHECIVVDPESLRPVASGAVGEIWARGPSVALGYLNREEETRTTFGARLATGEGPFLRTGDLGAMIDGELFITGRIKDVIILRGRNHAPQDIEAAVASSHPILRPSGGAAFAVQEQGEERLIIVQEVESAKALDTTAVMRAIRRAVAAVSDLQPTAIVLIRWGQLPKTTSGKVQRQACRSMFVQGTLEAVAEWRSPRVPLLSSSSSSASSSSASSSSASSSSASAGPRDERGEGEARWAHRSVAVEALDNAAEGGGP; encoded by the coding sequence ATGGCCGGCTTCGGTGAGGTGCTGCATCGTTGGGCATTGGAATGCCCGGGCGATGTCGCGTTCACGTTTCTCGGTGCGCGGGATGGAGAGGATATCTGCTGGACATACGGTGAGCTGGACCGTCGAGCGCGCAGGATCGCAGCAGCCCTGGCGCCGTTCGACGGTTCGGTGCTGTTGATTCAGCCGACCGGTCCCGAGTTCGTCGAAGCGTTGTTCGGTTGCCTCTATGCCGGCCGACCCGCCATTCCAACGTATCCGCCGCACCCGCTGAATCCCCGGCCAACGTTGCAACGGCTTCGCAAGATCGTTGCGGACGCGCGGCCGGGGGTCGTTGCCGTGAGCGCCCACCTGGCCGCCGCCGTCGATAGCCTGCGGGACGACATTCCGGAGCTGGCGCACACTCCGCGGATTGTCTCCGATAGGGTGATCGGCAGCTCGCCGGAAACGGAACACGATGGTCCGAGCCTTTCCGCGCCCAATCCGGATGTGGGCCCCGACGATTTGGCGGTGCTGCAGTATACCTCCGGGTCGACGGGCGATCCGCGGGGGGTGATGCTCACCCACGGCAATCTATTGGCCAATACCGCGTTCATCGGCCGCGGCTTCGAGCTGACGCGCGCCAGCCGCGCGGTGACCTGGCTGCCCCCGTACCACGACATGGGTTTGATTGGCGGGCTGCTTCAACCCGTGCTCGCGGGACTGCCATGCACGGTCCTCGCCACCTTGGACTTTTTGAAACGCCCGGTTCGTTGGCTGCAGGCGATCGCACAAACGAAGGCCACCATCTCGGGCGGACCGAACTTCGCGTACGAGCTTTGCGCAAACCGCATCAAGGAAGAGGACAGCCGCGATCTGGATCTTCGCTCCTGGATCTTGGCGTACAACGCCTCGGAGCCGATCAACCCGGCCGTGCTCCAGCGATTTGCCGAACGTTTTCGCGACAATGGTTTTCGGCCGGAGGCATTTTATCCTTGTTACGGCCTGGCCGAGAGCACGCTCGCGGTGACGCTCGATCGGGTGGGCCGGCCGCCGGTGGTCGAGAAGGTCGATCGCGGCGCGCTCTCCGAAGGACGTTTCGTCAGAGCCGGCGCCCATGCGCGTGGGGAGGCGCTGCTGGTCAGCTCCGGACGGGCGGATCCGGAGCACGAGTGCATCGTGGTGGATCCTGAGAGCCTTCGGCCGGTCGCATCCGGGGCCGTCGGCGAGATCTGGGCTCGGGGTCCGAGCGTGGCCCTGGGGTATTTGAATCGGGAGGAAGAGACGCGAACCACCTTTGGTGCCAGGCTGGCGACCGGCGAAGGACCATTTCTGCGCACGGGCGATCTGGGAGCGATGATCGACGGTGAGCTGTTCATCACGGGGCGGATCAAGGACGTCATCATCCTTCGCGGCCGCAACCATGCGCCGCAGGACATCGAGGCGGCGGTGGCGAGCAGCCATCCTATATTGCGCCCCAGCGGCGGCGCGGCCTTTGCCGTCCAGGAGCAAGGCGAGGAGCGGCTGATCATCGTTCAAGAGGTGGAGTCCGCGAAGGCACTGGATACCACGGCGGTGATGCGCGCCATCCGCCGCGCCGTGGCCGCGGTCAGCGATCTTCAACCCACCGCCATCGTTCTCATCCGATGGGGGCAGCTGCCAAAGACCACCAGCGGCAAGGTCCAGCGGCAAGCTTGCCGATCCATGTTCGTGCAGGGCACGCTCGAAGCGGTGGCCGAGTGGCGGTCGCCTCGGGTGCCCCTGCTGTCGTCGTCGTCCTCGAGCGCGTCGTCCTCGAGCGCGTCGTCCTCGAGCGCGTCGTCGTCGAGCGCGTCGGCGGGGCCGCGGGACGAGCGTGGCGAGGGCGAGGCGCGATGGGCCCATCGATCGGTGGCGGTCGAGGCCTTGGACAACGCGGCGGAGGGAGGCGGGCCGTGA
- the dmeF gene encoding CDF family Co(II)/Ni(II) efflux transporter DmeF, which translates to MVSTSASLVEKLRHDHDHGISERAHEARTRWVVALTIAMMVFELAVGYVTNSLALTADGWHMATHAGALGMAALAYWFARTRSRESAFSFGTGKVHALAGYTNAIALAVVALWMMYEAASRLVHPLPIAFGEALPVAIVGLLVNLASMKLLHVGHAHPHHEDGHHHDHHHEDGHHHDHHHEDGHHHDHHHHHDADDHHDHGDHNLRAAYLHVLADAFTSVLAILALVGGRYLGWYFLDPLMGIVGGVVISRWSYALCRGAARQLLDVVPSEELAARIRRHLQDVPGTEVVDLHVWEIGPKARACLASVVASEPRTPLDYAEKLRLAEGLAHVTIEVHRCGG; encoded by the coding sequence ATGGTATCCACCTCTGCATCGCTCGTCGAGAAATTGCGGCACGATCACGATCATGGCATCTCGGAGCGCGCCCACGAGGCGCGAACGCGATGGGTCGTGGCGCTGACGATCGCGATGATGGTCTTCGAGCTCGCCGTGGGTTACGTGACGAACTCCCTCGCGCTCACCGCCGATGGCTGGCATATGGCGACGCACGCGGGGGCGCTGGGTATGGCGGCGCTCGCCTATTGGTTCGCGCGGACACGATCGCGCGAGTCGGCATTCAGCTTCGGTACGGGCAAGGTGCACGCGCTGGCTGGGTACACCAACGCGATCGCGCTCGCCGTCGTGGCGCTGTGGATGATGTACGAAGCTGCATCGCGGCTCGTGCACCCCTTGCCCATCGCGTTCGGCGAGGCCCTGCCCGTGGCCATCGTCGGTCTGCTCGTGAACCTCGCGAGCATGAAGCTGCTCCACGTCGGGCACGCGCATCCTCACCACGAGGATGGGCACCATCACGACCATCACCACGAGGATGGGCACCATCACGACCATCACCACGAGGACGGGCACCATCACGACCATCATCACCATCACGACGCGGACGATCATCACGATCACGGCGATCACAATCTTCGTGCGGCCTACCTTCACGTGCTCGCGGATGCGTTCACGAGCGTGCTGGCCATCCTCGCCCTGGTCGGGGGCCGCTATCTTGGATGGTATTTCCTCGATCCGCTGATGGGGATCGTGGGTGGAGTCGTCATTTCGCGCTGGAGCTATGCCCTTTGCCGCGGCGCCGCGCGCCAGCTGCTCGATGTCGTACCGTCGGAGGAGCTCGCGGCGCGCATCCGCCGGCACCTCCAAGACGTGCCGGGGACCGAAGTCGTCGACCTTCACGTTTGGGAAATTGGTCCGAAGGCGCGCGCATGCCTGGCGTCCGTGGTCGCCTCGGAGCCTCGAACGCCGCTCGACTATGCCGAAAAACTACGCCTCGCGGAGGGCCTGGCGCATGTGACGATCGAGGTGCACCGGTGCGGAGGATGA
- a CDS encoding glycoside hydrolase family 55 protein, which translates to MTERTKSLFLGFVSAATALFTFRGCAVEPSSVGASAHADRGGSTAGSLGVSTVPFPGPFSSWIDVKRDGGARGDGTTDDTAAVQNALNRAGHEDGKPSVVYFPAGTYRITSTLQLKYQAIAVLGDDPNTTILRWDGPADRDMLLANGVARSRFGRIRFDGAARAGGGLHFSWDAVGPGSAATMAVDMFDLAFVNIQKCIIGGSLPPGEMDSDIGIFRTRFEKCSVAGLSTESPNAVDYWVRDSLFVDNARGLTNEFGDGQGGSFNVHGSVFRNSTIADVTVTHYPVFLGVRDSTSIGSNRFVSIQPDYMAYAVTLQNNTVLNTVNPVAIDANYQGDLILLDNRIRSRRGASGPAVLLNAGGNTADLLSVGNTYTVSNAESVSGGATRIRRLDDRVVPYDAIDGTIPPLPPLPPRSNGDVIEVPAGASSDVLQQAIDRAATRAGTHPIVHVAPGAYHLTRTLVIPANLDVVLSGDGTATTLWGEALAGGPLIRLLGPSKAVLQDMKLNASMSSDGHVVTSSEAIAIDGADQPDARIYGELLELVHNTQVDVLADRLSNAHMNFQGLLVTRTGPYGVQSIGTGEPKTSRIVIRGGTFNAWANPGGSLYRVTNQGSIVVEDAWYEGANGPTLARLDASSSGTFTLNGGLAAQFSGASGGAAAPVLDINGFSGRATVLGALLAFAAPDPNRHVTIANENAQTHVLLSGLVGKENRGNAAYIRRFGSGGTVSIFSNKVDTESDVGNVALPDIGAPTNDNELRSMLEELRATRTETITDLPGGTTDVRLYRLMIQYATNGIHARP; encoded by the coding sequence ATGACGGAGCGCACGAAATCGCTTTTCTTGGGGTTCGTTTCAGCCGCGACTGCCCTTTTTACGTTCCGAGGCTGCGCCGTCGAACCTTCGAGCGTCGGGGCGAGCGCCCATGCCGATCGAGGCGGGAGCACCGCCGGCTCGTTGGGCGTATCCACGGTTCCATTCCCAGGCCCGTTTTCCAGCTGGATCGATGTGAAGCGCGATGGCGGCGCCCGAGGAGACGGTACGACGGACGACACGGCGGCCGTGCAAAACGCATTGAACCGCGCGGGCCACGAAGACGGCAAACCCTCGGTCGTCTATTTCCCCGCCGGAACATACCGCATCACATCGACCCTCCAATTGAAATACCAGGCCATCGCCGTCCTGGGGGACGATCCGAACACCACGATCCTTCGTTGGGATGGCCCCGCCGATCGCGATATGCTCCTCGCCAACGGGGTGGCGCGTTCGCGCTTTGGTCGCATTCGCTTCGATGGGGCCGCGAGGGCCGGCGGAGGGCTTCATTTTTCTTGGGACGCCGTAGGGCCGGGGAGCGCCGCCACCATGGCCGTGGACATGTTCGATCTGGCGTTCGTGAACATTCAAAAATGCATCATCGGAGGATCGCTCCCGCCTGGTGAAATGGACTCGGACATCGGCATTTTTCGAACGCGCTTCGAAAAGTGCTCGGTCGCAGGCTTGAGCACCGAGTCGCCGAACGCGGTCGACTATTGGGTGCGCGACAGCCTGTTCGTCGACAACGCCCGCGGGCTGACCAACGAGTTCGGCGACGGCCAGGGCGGCTCGTTCAATGTGCACGGCAGCGTCTTTCGCAACTCCACGATCGCCGACGTGACCGTCACCCACTATCCCGTCTTCCTCGGCGTGCGCGATAGCACGTCGATCGGCTCGAACCGGTTCGTATCCATCCAGCCCGATTACATGGCCTATGCCGTCACCTTGCAGAACAATACCGTCTTGAACACGGTCAACCCCGTCGCCATCGACGCCAACTACCAGGGCGATCTGATCCTCCTCGACAACCGCATTCGAAGCCGGAGGGGCGCGAGCGGACCCGCCGTGCTCTTGAACGCGGGCGGAAATACGGCGGACCTTCTCTCGGTCGGCAACACGTACACGGTCTCCAACGCCGAATCCGTCTCCGGTGGCGCGACGCGAATCCGCCGCCTCGATGACCGCGTGGTTCCTTACGATGCCATCGACGGCACCATCCCCCCCTTGCCGCCGCTGCCACCCCGTTCGAACGGCGATGTCATCGAGGTGCCTGCCGGCGCATCTTCGGACGTTCTGCAGCAAGCCATCGATCGTGCGGCCACCCGCGCGGGCACGCACCCCATCGTGCACGTGGCGCCCGGCGCGTACCATTTGACGCGCACCTTGGTCATCCCCGCGAACCTCGACGTGGTGCTCTCCGGCGATGGCACCGCCACGACCTTATGGGGAGAGGCGCTCGCGGGCGGTCCGTTGATTCGTTTGCTCGGCCCGAGCAAAGCCGTTTTGCAGGACATGAAACTCAACGCTTCCATGAGCTCGGACGGCCATGTGGTGACCAGCTCGGAGGCCATCGCCATCGATGGCGCCGATCAACCCGACGCTCGCATCTACGGCGAGCTGCTCGAGCTGGTCCACAACACCCAGGTCGATGTGCTGGCCGATCGCCTAAGTAATGCCCATATGAATTTTCAGGGCCTCTTGGTGACCCGCACCGGCCCTTATGGCGTTCAGTCCATCGGCACCGGGGAGCCAAAGACGAGCCGCATCGTCATTCGCGGCGGCACTTTCAATGCGTGGGCCAACCCCGGAGGATCGCTCTACCGCGTGACCAACCAAGGATCCATCGTGGTCGAGGATGCATGGTACGAGGGGGCGAACGGTCCCACCCTCGCGCGGCTCGACGCCTCCAGCAGCGGCACCTTCACCTTGAACGGCGGCTTGGCCGCGCAGTTCTCGGGCGCCTCGGGCGGGGCCGCCGCTCCCGTTCTGGACATCAATGGCTTTAGCGGTCGTGCCACCGTGTTGGGCGCGCTCCTCGCATTTGCCGCACCGGATCCCAACCGCCATGTGACCATTGCGAACGAGAATGCGCAGACGCATGTGCTCCTATCCGGTCTGGTTGGAAAAGAAAATCGCGGCAACGCCGCCTACATCCGCCGCTTCGGTTCCGGTGGTACGGTATCCATCTTTTCCAACAAGGTGGATACGGAGTCGGACGTCGGGAACGTCGCATTACCCGACATCGGCGCCCCGACCAACGACAACGAGCTGCGTTCGATGCTCGAAGAGCTTCGCGCGACGCGCACGGAAACCATCACCGACTTGCCTGGGGGCACAACCGATGTACGTCTCTATCGGTTGATGATCCAATATGCGACCAACGGCATCCATGCCCGTCCGTGA
- a CDS encoding hemolysin family protein — MTATTEIALEMLVLFGLTLANGFFSGAEIAVVSVRETRLRHLAEQGSGAARAALRLREKPERFLATVQVGITVIGASAGAFGGAVLEEPVAIALRKVGLGAASNQFAFALVVALISVLSIVVGELVPKSLALRSSERVALVVSRPLYLLSRAARPLIWFLTALSNLLLRPFRDQTTFTETRFSPEELRHLVDEAAAAGTVDEQTGKIAVRAIDLGGLRAYSVMIPQNHVVWLSSLATRDEVERTLREQPHARYPILDREQQVLGYVLAHELYRQLLDGAFHLGAITREIPIFPERARAVDVLRTLQQSRSEIGILVDESGAPSGLVSIEILAEELFGEMTAENEAPSIDIAPSSDAPPASPRDGQGTQAFLVRGETPLHQINRELGLEFPIEASASTLGGLVLSAYGGFPARGARVTLPGGVQAEVVEASPRRVLLVRMQLRRAPLS, encoded by the coding sequence ATGACCGCCACGACGGAGATCGCGCTCGAGATGCTGGTCCTCTTCGGGTTGACCTTGGCCAACGGCTTCTTCTCCGGGGCCGAGATTGCCGTGGTGTCCGTTCGAGAGACACGCCTTCGCCATTTGGCCGAGCAGGGCAGCGGGGCGGCGCGCGCCGCGCTTCGTTTGCGCGAAAAGCCCGAGCGATTCCTCGCGACCGTGCAAGTCGGGATCACGGTCATTGGAGCGAGCGCGGGCGCGTTCGGCGGCGCGGTGCTCGAGGAGCCGGTCGCCATCGCGTTGCGCAAGGTCGGGCTCGGCGCCGCCTCGAACCAATTTGCCTTTGCGCTCGTGGTCGCGCTCATCTCCGTTCTGTCGATTGTCGTGGGGGAGCTCGTTCCCAAATCGTTGGCCTTGCGCTCCTCGGAGCGGGTGGCGCTCGTGGTCAGCCGTCCCCTTTACCTTTTGTCGCGCGCGGCGCGTCCGCTGATTTGGTTTCTGACGGCCCTATCGAACCTTCTTTTGCGGCCCTTCCGCGATCAAACGACCTTCACCGAAACGCGCTTCTCGCCCGAAGAGCTCCGCCATTTGGTCGACGAGGCCGCGGCCGCGGGAACGGTGGACGAGCAGACCGGAAAGATCGCCGTGCGCGCCATCGATCTGGGCGGCCTGCGCGCCTACTCGGTGATGATTCCGCAAAACCACGTGGTCTGGCTCTCGTCGCTCGCGACCCGCGACGAAGTCGAACGAACGTTGAGGGAGCAGCCGCACGCCCGTTATCCCATCTTGGATCGCGAACAACAAGTATTGGGCTACGTCCTCGCCCACGAGCTCTATCGCCAGCTCTTGGACGGCGCGTTCCATCTGGGCGCCATCACGCGGGAGATCCCCATCTTCCCCGAGCGCGCGCGGGCCGTGGACGTGCTGCGAACCCTTCAGCAATCCCGATCGGAAATTGGGATTCTCGTCGACGAGAGCGGAGCGCCCTCGGGTCTCGTGTCCATCGAGATTTTGGCCGAAGAGCTGTTCGGCGAGATGACCGCCGAGAACGAAGCGCCCTCCATCGATATCGCCCCCAGCTCCGATGCACCTCCCGCGTCGCCGCGCGACGGACAAGGCACCCAGGCGTTTCTCGTGCGCGGGGAGACCCCGTTGCATCAAATCAACCGCGAGCTGGGGCTCGAGTTTCCCATCGAGGCCAGCGCGTCGACCTTGGGCGGGCTCGTTCTCTCGGCCTATGGCGGTTTTCCCGCGCGCGGAGCGCGTGTCACGCTTCCTGGGGGCGTGCAGGCAGAGGTGGTCGAGGCCTCACCGCGCCGTGTGCTGCTCGTGCGCATGCAGCTCCGGCGCGCGCCTCTGTCTTGA
- a CDS encoding phosphopantetheine-binding protein, translating into MDKNQIEEMVFAVVSQQFNVPIHDVTPKILLIDDLGADSAALVEFSARLEDTFKTEFPDLRYLADKDLGELIDFISNHGKLNAATGTGG; encoded by the coding sequence ATGGACAAGAACCAAATAGAAGAGATGGTCTTCGCGGTGGTCTCGCAGCAGTTCAACGTTCCGATCCACGACGTCACGCCGAAGATCCTCCTCATCGACGATCTCGGCGCGGACTCCGCGGCGCTGGTCGAGTTTTCGGCTCGTCTCGAGGATACGTTCAAGACGGAGTTCCCCGATCTTCGATACCTCGCCGACAAGGATCTCGGTGAGCTGATCGACTTCATTTCGAACCATGGAAAGCTGAACGCGGCGACCGGAACCGGAGGATAG
- a CDS encoding metal/formaldehyde-sensitive transcriptional repressor: MAHTTRDKEKLLNRVRRIRGQVEAIERALTEERDCGEIMHLLAACRGAIGSLTAEVLEGHVRSHIVDPDGDSKRARAAQELIEVLKTYVR; this comes from the coding sequence ATGGCGCACACCACACGTGACAAGGAAAAGCTGCTCAACCGCGTTCGCCGGATCCGAGGGCAGGTCGAGGCCATCGAGCGCGCGCTGACCGAAGAGCGCGACTGCGGCGAGATCATGCATCTGCTCGCGGCCTGCCGCGGCGCCATCGGGAGCCTCACGGCCGAAGTCCTCGAGGGCCACGTGCGCTCCCACATCGTCGACCCCGACGGCGACAGCAAACGCGCGCGCGCCGCGCAGGAGTTGATCGAGGTGCTCAAGACCTACGTACGTTGA
- a CDS encoding MFS transporter produces MSRSLGRSVQEIALFPAVYAILYAVFAPMLGSLSDRFGRKAMLVPALLGFAATMLGVASSRTFQGALIGWALAGICAAVIQPNTLAIVNDVVPLDKAPVAMGRVLSGLTVSFVVTPVVSSFLATRAHWRIAYVLLAAVALTSSIAILRLQLPRVPASQTLSPWAGVRAALAIRGVGRRLGMTFLWIGSSAGLAAILSETVRRRFGWSDESAGIFAGFFGLCTVLGNAVIGPFVRWFQSRKRMVLSGMVATAAGSALVGLMPAPSLAVPVIGVAIWTLGYGAGGPVHQSVLGHIAGSSRGMVTALNASAINLGIAAVASLTGSLLDRIGVEGVFGMAVGCMLVAVGLAASISDE; encoded by the coding sequence ATGAGTCGGTCGTTGGGCCGGTCGGTGCAGGAGATTGCGTTGTTTCCGGCGGTGTACGCGATTCTCTACGCGGTGTTCGCGCCCATGCTCGGCTCCCTTTCGGACCGCTTTGGGCGCAAAGCGATGCTCGTGCCCGCGCTGCTGGGATTTGCGGCGACGATGCTCGGTGTAGCATCGTCCCGCACCTTCCAGGGGGCGCTGATCGGATGGGCCCTGGCGGGCATTTGTGCGGCGGTGATTCAGCCGAATACCCTCGCCATCGTAAATGATGTGGTACCCCTCGACAAGGCCCCGGTGGCCATGGGTCGGGTCCTGTCCGGGTTGACCGTGAGCTTCGTGGTGACCCCGGTCGTAAGCTCGTTCCTCGCGACCCGCGCGCATTGGCGAATCGCGTATGTCTTGCTCGCGGCGGTGGCTCTCACGTCGAGCATTGCCATTTTGCGGCTTCAGCTCCCGCGCGTTCCAGCCTCGCAAACCCTGTCGCCATGGGCGGGCGTGCGCGCGGCGCTTGCGATACGCGGTGTCGGGCGCCGCCTGGGGATGACCTTTCTCTGGATCGGTTCGTCGGCTGGCCTGGCCGCGATCCTCTCCGAAACGGTCCGAAGACGATTTGGATGGTCGGACGAGTCGGCGGGCATCTTCGCCGGGTTCTTTGGCCTCTGCACCGTCCTTGGAAATGCCGTCATTGGACCCTTCGTGCGCTGGTTCCAATCCCGCAAACGCATGGTACTCTCAGGCATGGTCGCAACCGCAGCGGGTAGCGCATTGGTGGGGCTGATGCCCGCCCCCTCGCTCGCCGTACCCGTGATCGGCGTCGCCATCTGGACATTGGGATATGGCGCCGGCGGTCCCGTGCACCAGAGCGTGCTCGGTCACATCGCCGGAAGCTCTCGCGGCATGGTCACCGCCCTCAATGCGAGCGCCATCAACTTGGGAATCGCCGCCGTCGCTTCGTTGACCGGCAGCTTGCTCGACCGAATCGGCGTGGAAGGCGTCTTCGGCATGGCCGTAGGTTGCATGCTGGTCGCGGTCGGCCTCGCAGCATCCATCTCCGATGAGTGA
- a CDS encoding acyl-CoA dehydrogenase family protein: MIATDDFVANLRHERDVEQPAAHTTSSDPTERHREAKSRELIAFLRDYASTRLNARLADARRCLPPHVVLDFGRQGLFGLRVPRELGGIALGWRFGGSVIEQLAAIDLTLAMLVGIHNELGVGPILGWGTGQAKSEMLPLLATGRMLGGLAITERGAGSNPHAISSTATPQPDGSWAIAGEKILVGNGSWAGIINVFARRDDAQSRKGIIGLTVPTDRAGVHMGPEMMTMGMRSIVQNSIRFEDVRVQAHEVLGDPDGNFEVAEESFRMARLGLTLAATGAIKRCAQLLVRYASRRKIWTGPLGKSAVFCGALRTMLDAAQVLERLCGVVTEALDQKRAIPAELFFVCKILGPEHLWFAADNLVQWLGGRGYLESNEAPQILRDARLFRIFEGPTEAMKVQLGSMWQAGAGELKAWLAALPGGAEVLRQVQGACDAIWDTPSPSGLNLGQHTFARRHAIGALVAQGIAWALLADLAAPSGLAERAQRAFQELTRVEWERTSGAALLDLDAVGRTLASDIGDIVQALPGEDWVFDELLAR; the protein is encoded by the coding sequence GTGATTGCCACCGACGACTTCGTTGCAAACCTCCGGCACGAACGAGACGTGGAGCAACCGGCGGCGCATACGACGTCGTCCGATCCGACGGAGCGGCACCGGGAGGCGAAGTCCCGCGAGCTGATCGCGTTCTTGCGCGACTACGCGAGCACGCGTTTGAACGCGCGCCTGGCGGACGCGCGGCGCTGCCTGCCGCCGCACGTGGTGCTCGACTTTGGCCGGCAGGGGCTGTTCGGATTGCGCGTGCCGCGCGAGCTCGGGGGGATCGCGTTGGGCTGGCGGTTCGGCGGCTCGGTGATCGAGCAGCTCGCGGCCATCGATCTGACATTGGCCATGCTGGTCGGCATTCACAACGAGCTGGGCGTCGGCCCGATCCTCGGATGGGGAACGGGGCAAGCCAAGTCGGAAATGCTGCCTTTGCTCGCGACCGGGCGAATGCTGGGCGGATTGGCCATCACCGAGCGCGGTGCAGGTTCGAATCCCCATGCCATCTCGAGCACGGCCACGCCGCAGCCCGATGGATCCTGGGCGATTGCGGGCGAGAAGATCCTCGTCGGCAATGGCTCGTGGGCGGGTATCATCAATGTGTTCGCGCGCCGCGACGACGCGCAAAGCCGGAAGGGCATCATTGGATTGACCGTCCCCACCGATCGCGCCGGCGTTCACATGGGGCCGGAGATGATGACGATGGGGATGCGATCCATCGTTCAAAACTCCATTCGATTCGAGGACGTTCGGGTCCAGGCGCACGAAGTTCTCGGCGACCCCGATGGCAATTTCGAGGTGGCCGAGGAATCGTTCCGAATGGCGCGCCTCGGGCTCACCTTGGCCGCGACGGGCGCCATCAAGCGTTGCGCGCAGCTGCTGGTGCGCTATGCGTCGCGCCGAAAGATCTGGACCGGTCCGCTGGGGAAGAGCGCGGTGTTCTGCGGGGCGCTGCGGACCATGTTGGACGCCGCGCAGGTCCTCGAGCGATTGTGCGGGGTGGTCACCGAAGCGCTGGATCAAAAGCGCGCGATCCCCGCGGAGCTCTTCTTCGTGTGCAAGATCCTGGGCCCGGAGCATCTCTGGTTCGCGGCCGATAACCTCGTCCAGTGGCTGGGCGGCCGCGGGTATTTGGAGTCCAACGAGGCGCCGCAGATCCTGCGCGACGCGCGCCTGTTCCGAATTTTCGAAGGACCGACGGAAGCCATGAAGGTGCAACTCGGTTCGATGTGGCAGGCCGGCGCGGGCGAGCTCAAGGCATGGCTCGCGGCGCTCCCCGGTGGCGCGGAGGTCTTGCGCCAGGTGCAGGGCGCGTGCGATGCGATCTGGGATACGCCGTCTCCCTCCGGGTTGAACCTCGGCCAACATACGTTTGCTCGCCGGCATGCCATTGGGGCGCTCGTCGCGCAAGGGATCGCATGGGCGCTGCTGGCGGATCTGGCCGCACCGTCGGGATTGGCGGAGCGCGCCCAGCGGGCGTTCCAGGAGCTCACGCGGGTGGAATGGGAGCGAACATCCGGCGCGGCGCTGCTCGACTTGGATGCCGTCGGGCGGACGCTCGCGTCGGATATTGGAGATATCGTTCAGGCTCTGCCCGGCGAAGATTGGGTGTTCGACGAGCTGCTGGCGCGTTAA
- the folE gene encoding GTP cyclohydrolase I FolE, giving the protein MNSFKLNLVQSGRPSREEAEEAVRTLLRWAGDDPSREGLRGTAGRVVRAYQEYFHGYQENPEEILQSTFEDTDDYDEVVILKDIALESHCEHHLAPIIGKAHVAYLPNNRVVGISKLARLVDVYAKRLTIQEKMTAQIADTLQRVLAPRGVAVVVTAEHQCMTMRGVHKRGVTLTTSRLLGVFRDDPRTRDEFLSML; this is encoded by the coding sequence ATGAACTCGTTCAAGCTGAACCTCGTTCAAAGTGGCAGACCATCCCGTGAAGAGGCCGAGGAGGCCGTCCGCACCTTGCTCCGTTGGGCTGGGGACGATCCGTCGCGCGAGGGTTTGCGCGGCACCGCGGGTCGGGTCGTGCGTGCCTACCAGGAGTACTTTCACGGATACCAAGAAAATCCGGAGGAGATCCTCCAGAGCACCTTCGAGGACACCGACGACTACGACGAAGTCGTCATTCTAAAGGACATCGCGCTCGAGAGCCATTGCGAGCACCATCTCGCGCCCATCATCGGCAAGGCCCATGTCGCCTACTTGCCGAACAATCGCGTGGTCGGCATTTCGAAGCTGGCACGCCTCGTGGACGTCTACGCAAAGCGTCTCACCATCCAAGAAAAGATGACCGCCCAAATCGCCGACACCTTGCAGCGCGTGCTGGCCCCACGAGGTGTTGCGGTCGTCGTCACCGCCGAGCATCAATGCATGACCATGCGTGGCGTGCACAAGCGAGGTGTGACCCTCACAACCAGCCGCCTACTTGGCGTCTTCCGCGACGATCCACGAACACGCGACGAATTTTTATCTATGCTTTAG